In Paenibacillus durus, the DNA window GTGGCTCGAAGTGGACTCGCTGCTTCCCAGCAGCTGCAGAACCTGTTGACGGGCCTTGTTCAAGCTGATGCCCAGGTTGTTAAGAACGCGGGCAGCCACGCCTTCTCCTTCACGGATAAGTCCGAGGAGGATATGCTCGGTGCCGACGTAGGTATGGCCCAGCTTACGGGCTTCATCCATCGACAGCTCGATAACCTTCTTGGCTCGCGGGGTGTACGCGATGTTCGTCGGCTGCTCCTGTCCTCTGCCGATCAGCGTTTCCACCTCGTCCTGAATTTTTTCCAGACCGAGACCAAGGGCAATCAAAGCTTTAGCAGCAATGCCGTCACCTTCGCGAATAAGTCCAAGCAAAATATGTTCTGTGCCGATATTATTGTGTCCCAGCCGAACGGCTTCTTCCTGTGCCAGCGCAAGCACTTTTTGTGCGCGTTCCGTAAATCTGCCAAACATCATAACCCTGCACCTCCATAAATAATAATATCTATAATTAATGTGTGGTCCCCAACGTATCCCGGAGCAGCTTCGCCCGGTACATATCACATTCGGCTGAGCTCAGCTTCTCGCCAAACATCTTTTGCAGAAATCCAGGCTGCGTCTTGACATTCAGCTCATTGAGCACCGAGATGGATGGAGCTTTCAGAATTCCCAAATCCACGCCAAGCCGAATATCCGACAAACGTTGGGAAGCTTCTTTCAATTCCATTACGGCCGCATAGGACAAAATTCCGTAAGACCGCATAATGCGATCCGTGATCCGCAAGGCGGAATCATCCAGCAGCCGCTGGCGCGCATTACTTTCATGTTCGATAATCTGGACAGCCACACCATGCAAGTTGTCAATAATCTCTGCTTCGGTCTGCCCCAGTGTGATCTGATTGGAAATCTGAAAGACATTCCCGGCAGCTTCACTGCCTTCCCCGTAAATGCCTCTTGCCGTAAGCCCCACCTGATTGACAGCCGAGAGAATACGGCTGATCTGCTGGGTCATGACAAGCGCCGGAAGATGCATCATGACCGAAGCTCGAAGTCCTGTGCCGACATTGGTCGGGCAGCTGGTCAAATAGCCTCTTCTGTCATCAAAAGCGTAATCGACCGTCTCCTCGAAGATATCGTCGATCGCGGTCGCCCTTTCCCAGGCCTCCTGGACCTGAAATCCGGGAAACAGACATTGAATACGAAGATGGTCTTCTTCATTTATCATGATGCTGACCGACTCGTCTTCATTCAGCAGCACCGCCCCGCTGCGGGAATCATTGACAAGATTGGGACTGATCAGATGTTTCTCGACCAGTACCTTCTTATCCAATTCT includes these proteins:
- a CDS encoding protein arginine kinase; translation: MPDLRFTEQALSEWMRSGGSHSEIVISTRVRIARNIQHHPFPLLATKNQADEILDVLAPVVDQNQETGYGTFHLLKLDELEELDKKVLVEKHLISPNLVNDSRSGAVLLNEDESVSIMINEEDHLRIQCLFPGFQVQEAWERATAIDDIFEETVDYAFDDRRGYLTSCPTNVGTGLRASVMMHLPALVMTQQISRILSAVNQVGLTARGIYGEGSEAAGNVFQISNQITLGQTEAEIIDNLHGVAVQIIEHESNARQRLLDDSALRITDRIMRSYGILSYAAVMELKEASQRLSDIRLGVDLGILKAPSISVLNELNVKTQPGFLQKMFGEKLSSAECDMYRAKLLRDTLGTTH